TAATTTCGGAGAAATCGTACAGTCATGCACCATTCAGAAGCACCAACAGACATTCCTCTTTCTTTTAGCCCGCATAAAAAAGCCGGCGTGATGGCGCAGCAGGTTCTCGATGAAATGGTGCTGTATGACGACAATACCGAAATGGGGTACTCGTTGAATGCTTCCGCCCGATTTATTTGGGATCTGTGTGATGGCGAGCGTACCCTGGGCTCTATTTGTGAGGAAATTGCCCGCGACCTGGAAGTAGATGCTGCCATGTTGCACAAAGATGTTCAAACCACCGTTTCCGAATTGTTGAAACTGGGCCTGCTCAAATCGGGCGTAGAGGAATCAGAGTCTGCCAGTTCTTAATTCTACCACTGCC
This window of the Bacteroidota bacterium genome carries:
- a CDS encoding PqqD family protein, which encodes MHHSEAPTDIPLSFSPHKKAGVMAQQVLDEMVLYDDNTEMGYSLNASARFIWDLCDGERTLGSICEEIARDLEVDAAMLHKDVQTTVSELLKLGLLKSGVEESESASS